A region of Modestobacter marinus DNA encodes the following proteins:
- a CDS encoding HesB/IscA family protein — protein sequence MTVQDTQAPGATGVILSDPAALKVKTLLEQEGRDDLRLRIAVQPGGCSGLRYQLFFDERFLDGDQTFEFGGVEVIVDRMSIPYLSGATIDFVDTIEKQGFTIDNPNAGGSCACGDSFH from the coding sequence ATGACCGTGCAGGACACGCAGGCCCCCGGCGCCACCGGCGTCATCCTCAGCGACCCCGCCGCCCTCAAGGTGAAGACGCTGCTGGAGCAGGAGGGTCGCGACGACCTGCGGCTGCGGATCGCGGTGCAGCCGGGTGGTTGCTCGGGTCTCCGCTACCAGCTGTTCTTCGACGAGCGCTTCCTCGACGGCGACCAGACCTTCGAGTTCGGTGGCGTCGAGGTGATCGTCGACCGGATGAGCATCCCGTACCTCAGCGGCGCGACGATCGACTTCGTCGACACCATCGAGAAGCAGGGCTTCACGATCGACAACCCGAACGCCGGCGGTTCCTGCGCCTGCGGCGACAGCTTCCACTGA
- the coxB gene encoding cytochrome c oxidase subunit II, whose translation MARRSKLAKVAGLGLLGALTLSGCDVTGSWLSWGWPEGITDQAERMHDLWIGSTIAALVVGIAVWALIAYATIRYRKRGDELPRQTAYNLPLEVVYTIIPFLIIAVLFFFTVNTQNEVRDVSDDPDVTVQVNAFKWNWQFVYPETETAGGEAVSTVGTSTEIPILVVPTDQTIRFELNSADVIHSFWVPEFLFKLDIIPGQDNGRDNVFEVTVREEGAYVGRCAELCGTYHAFMNFELRSVSPEAYEDYLAAREEGLSVYDALVLIDEPGNAVSTQPFAPQREQAVASDD comes from the coding sequence GTGGCTCGACGCAGCAAGCTGGCGAAGGTCGCCGGGCTCGGTCTCCTGGGAGCGCTGACGCTCAGCGGGTGCGACGTCACGGGCAGTTGGCTCAGTTGGGGCTGGCCCGAGGGCATCACCGACCAGGCCGAGCGCATGCACGACCTGTGGATCGGTTCGACGATCGCCGCCCTGGTGGTCGGCATCGCGGTGTGGGCGCTCATCGCCTACGCGACCATCCGGTACCGGAAGCGCGGGGACGAGCTGCCCCGGCAGACGGCCTACAACCTCCCGCTCGAGGTCGTCTACACGATCATCCCGTTCCTGATCATCGCGGTGCTCTTCTTCTTCACCGTGAACACCCAGAACGAGGTCCGGGACGTCAGCGATGACCCCGACGTCACGGTGCAGGTCAACGCATTCAAGTGGAACTGGCAGTTCGTCTACCCCGAGACGGAGACCGCGGGCGGTGAGGCCGTGTCGACGGTCGGCACCAGCACGGAGATCCCGATCCTGGTGGTCCCCACCGACCAGACGATCCGCTTCGAGCTCAACTCGGCCGACGTCATCCACTCCTTCTGGGTGCCGGAGTTCCTGTTCAAGCTCGACATCATCCCGGGCCAGGACAACGGCCGGGACAACGTCTTCGAGGTCACCGTCCGCGAGGAGGGGGCCTACGTCGGCCGCTGCGCCGAGCTGTGCGGCACCTACCACGCGTTCATGAACTTCGAGCTGCGTTCGGTCTCGCCCGAGGCGTACGAGGACTACCTCGCGGCGCGCGAGGAGGGGCTGTCGGTCTACGACGCCCTGGTGCTCATCGACGAGCCGGGCAACGCGGTCTCCACGCAGCCGTTCGCGCCCCAGCGCGAGCAGGCGGTGGCCTCGGATGACTGA
- a CDS encoding metalloprotease: protein MYRRLLSPGWLFMHLVVVALFVMTFFLGYWQLTKAEAGGGAVNWSYALQWPLYGFMGLGFYLKMCKDELARDPADDEPGASLVLYQRPRIDTTGDPELAAYNAYLAELNEKALRPRSDSDR, encoded by the coding sequence GTGTACCGACGCCTGCTCAGCCCCGGGTGGCTCTTCATGCACCTGGTCGTGGTGGCGCTCTTCGTGATGACGTTCTTCCTCGGCTACTGGCAGCTGACCAAGGCCGAGGCCGGCGGCGGTGCCGTCAACTGGAGCTACGCCCTCCAGTGGCCGCTGTACGGGTTCATGGGCCTGGGCTTCTACCTCAAGATGTGCAAGGACGAGCTCGCCCGCGACCCTGCGGACGACGAGCCCGGCGCCTCCCTGGTGCTGTACCAGCGGCCGCGGATCGACACCACGGGCGACCCGGAGCTGGCGGCCTACAACGCCTACCTCGCCGAGCTCAACGAGAAGGCACTCCGGCCGCGGAGCGACAGTGACCGCTGA
- a CDS encoding leucyl aminopeptidase, protein MPPTISATDRPLEKLTADAVVVGVGKGPAGLLSTPGADAVDRLLGGRLLAALADLGARGAEDEVTKLPTFGQGPFPVVAVAGLGAPQADGSYPAEAVRRAAGAASRALTGRSSLVSLLAAVGGAPDADRLHAVGEGSLLGAYEFTAYKSDLPADRPTPPSAVELVVPDAGAAKAPLARVRAVADAVALVRDLVNSPPNDLYPAELAARGAAAGKKAGLSVEVLDEKALSAGGYGGILAVGGGSARGPRLLRLEYKGKKARTSVALVGKGITFDSGGISIKPAAKMEDMKSDMAGAAAVIATVCLVAELGLPVDVTATVPIAENMPSGTAYRPADVVTFRNGRKAEITNTDAEGRVVLADAICRAVEDSPAHLLETSTLTGAQLVALGTRTAGVMGSDDLRDAVVAASLRSGEPMWAMPLPPELRRGLDSPIADLVNANADRMGGMLVGGHFLSEFVPAGLPWAHIDVAGPAYNTGSPWGYTPKGGTGVPVRTLLATIEDLIADAG, encoded by the coding sequence GTGCCGCCTACGATCTCCGCCACCGACCGCCCGCTCGAGAAGCTGACCGCCGACGCCGTCGTCGTCGGTGTCGGCAAGGGCCCGGCCGGCCTGCTGTCCACGCCCGGCGCCGACGCGGTCGACCGGCTCCTCGGTGGCCGGCTCCTCGCCGCGCTGGCCGACCTCGGCGCCCGCGGGGCCGAGGACGAGGTCACCAAGCTGCCCACCTTCGGCCAGGGCCCGTTCCCGGTCGTGGCCGTGGCCGGGCTGGGTGCCCCGCAGGCCGACGGCTCGTACCCGGCGGAGGCGGTCCGCCGCGCCGCGGGTGCCGCCAGCCGCGCACTGACCGGCCGCAGCTCCCTGGTCAGCCTGCTCGCCGCCGTGGGCGGCGCGCCGGACGCCGACCGGCTGCACGCCGTCGGCGAGGGCTCGCTGCTGGGCGCGTACGAGTTCACCGCCTACAAGTCCGACCTCCCGGCCGACCGTCCCACCCCGCCGTCGGCGGTGGAGCTCGTCGTGCCCGACGCCGGCGCCGCCAAGGCGCCGCTGGCCCGCGTGCGCGCGGTCGCCGACGCCGTCGCCCTGGTCCGCGACCTGGTCAACTCCCCGCCGAACGACCTGTACCCGGCCGAGCTCGCCGCGCGTGGCGCGGCCGCAGGCAAGAAGGCCGGGCTGTCGGTCGAGGTGCTCGACGAGAAGGCCCTGTCGGCCGGCGGGTACGGGGGCATCCTCGCCGTCGGCGGCGGTTCGGCGCGCGGCCCGCGGCTGCTGCGCCTGGAGTACAAGGGCAAGAAGGCCAGGACGAGCGTCGCGCTGGTCGGCAAGGGCATCACCTTCGACAGCGGCGGCATCTCGATCAAGCCCGCCGCCAAGATGGAGGACATGAAGAGCGACATGGCCGGCGCCGCGGCCGTGATCGCCACCGTCTGCCTGGTCGCCGAGCTCGGCCTCCCCGTCGACGTGACCGCCACCGTGCCGATCGCCGAGAACATGCCCAGTGGCACCGCCTACCGCCCGGCCGACGTGGTCACCTTCCGCAACGGCAGGAAGGCGGAGATCACCAACACCGACGCCGAGGGCCGCGTGGTGCTCGCCGACGCCATCTGCCGCGCCGTCGAGGACTCCCCCGCCCACCTGCTGGAGACCTCCACGCTGACCGGTGCGCAGCTGGTCGCCCTGGGCACCCGCACCGCCGGCGTGATGGGCAGCGACGACCTGCGGGACGCCGTCGTGGCGGCCAGCCTGCGCAGCGGGGAGCCGATGTGGGCGATGCCGCTGCCACCGGAGCTGCGGCGCGGGCTGGACTCCCCGATCGCGGACCTGGTGAACGCCAACGCCGACCGGATGGGCGGGATGCTGGTGGGCGGGCACTTCCTGTCCGAGTTCGTCCCCGCCGGCCTGCCCTGGGCGCACATCGACGTCGCCGGCCCGGCGTACAACACCGGGTCCCCGTGGGGCTACACGCCCAAGGGCGGCACCGGCGTCCCGGTCCGCACCCTGCTCGCCACGATCGAGGACCTCATCGCCGACGCCGGCTGA
- a CDS encoding DUF3817 domain-containing protein — protein MTADRATAPSRLPRALARRVGQDVPAALTRYRVMAWIVSVLLIALVLVAVPLKYLADVTGPVSVIGTAHGWLYAIFFVTACDLALRARWSIKGSVLVLVAGTIPILSFVAERIATRKTRAGERV, from the coding sequence GTGACCGCTGACCGGGCCACGGCCCCGTCCCGGCTGCCGCGCGCCCTCGCCCGCCGGGTCGGACAGGACGTCCCCGCGGCACTGACCCGCTACCGGGTCATGGCCTGGATCGTCAGCGTCCTGCTGATCGCCCTGGTGCTGGTCGCCGTCCCGCTCAAGTACCTGGCCGACGTCACCGGCCCGGTGTCGGTCATCGGCACCGCGCACGGCTGGCTCTACGCGATCTTCTTCGTGACCGCCTGCGACCTGGCGCTCCGCGCCCGGTGGTCGATCAAGGGCTCGGTGCTCGTCCTCGTGGCGGGCACCATCCCGATCCTGTCCTTCGTCGCCGAGCGGATCGCCACCCGCAAGACCCGCGCCGGCGAGCGCGTCTGA
- a CDS encoding DUF3043 domain-containing protein, whose amino-acid sequence MKLRLPGRRPASDPAADAATTVTLHGSTAVTTAHGPTAVGTAGKGRPTPRRNEAQGRRSGPVPPPPTTRKEAYKRMREQQAAGRGSARAAAARGDDSSLPARDRGPVRRLVRDVVDARRNAGSFFLGVAALVLVGYFIPVPAVQSYTVFVWFAFFLVIIGDSFLLGRRIKAKVTERFPNTDQKMRSLVWYGVSRATMIRRWRFPKPQVPLGAEV is encoded by the coding sequence GTGAAGCTCCGCCTGCCCGGCCGCCGCCCCGCCTCCGACCCGGCGGCGGACGCCGCCACCACCGTCACCTTGCACGGGTCGACGGCGGTCACGACCGCGCACGGGCCGACAGCTGTCGGCACGGCGGGCAAGGGCCGCCCCACCCCGCGCCGCAACGAGGCCCAGGGACGGCGCAGTGGGCCGGTGCCGCCGCCGCCGACCACGCGCAAGGAGGCCTACAAGCGGATGCGCGAGCAGCAGGCCGCCGGGCGCGGGAGTGCCCGGGCCGCCGCCGCCCGTGGTGACGACAGCTCCCTCCCCGCCCGCGACCGCGGCCCGGTGCGCCGGCTGGTCCGCGACGTCGTCGACGCCCGCCGCAACGCCGGCAGCTTCTTCCTGGGCGTGGCCGCCCTGGTGCTGGTCGGCTACTTCATCCCCGTCCCGGCCGTGCAGAGCTACACGGTGTTCGTCTGGTTCGCCTTCTTCCTGGTGATCATCGGCGACTCGTTCCTCCTGGGCCGCCGGATCAAGGCGAAGGTCACCGAGCGCTTCCCGAACACCGACCAGAAGATGCGCAGCCTGGTCTGGTACGGCGTCAGCCGGGCCACGATGATCCGCCGCTGGCGCTTCCCGAAGCCGCAGGTGCCGCTAGGCGCCGAGGTCTGA
- a CDS encoding YihY/virulence factor BrkB family protein, translating into MVDNGRPGSAVDNIRTRVQEKAERRAAMRAAEAREAGRDGGASGASSAAVVRGEQREAARPAPEVPESEEMPGIHADKPTEIPPRGWVQVLKRSWAENNADNMPIIAAGVAFFAFLSIFPALIATISIYGLVASPEQVSTQIESLSDQLPESAQSILTEQLTAITSNAGGALTFGLIASVLGALWTASGGVNNLVKAVNIAYDEVETRNFLKLRALSLALTLGAIVFVLLTFALIAVVPVVLDVLPLGGVGTVLAQVVRWVLLLAVVIGSLAVVYRVAPDRDAPKLRWVSLGSLVVTVVWAVVSVAFSFYVNNFGSYNETYGAIAGVIVLMLWLYLTCYLVLLGAEINAETEHQTAKDTTQGEPQPMGKRDAVVADEVPDPPVPAKSK; encoded by the coding sequence ATGGTCGACAACGGCCGGCCCGGCAGCGCCGTGGACAACATCCGCACGCGGGTGCAGGAGAAGGCCGAACGGCGGGCCGCCATGCGCGCTGCCGAGGCCCGCGAGGCCGGACGCGACGGCGGGGCCAGCGGCGCCTCCTCCGCGGCCGTCGTCCGCGGCGAGCAGCGGGAGGCCGCCCGCCCGGCGCCGGAGGTGCCCGAGTCCGAGGAGATGCCGGGCATCCACGCCGACAAGCCCACGGAGATCCCGCCCCGCGGCTGGGTCCAGGTCCTCAAGCGGTCCTGGGCGGAGAACAACGCCGACAACATGCCGATCATCGCCGCCGGCGTGGCCTTCTTCGCCTTCCTCTCCATCTTCCCGGCGCTGATCGCCACCATCTCGATCTACGGCCTCGTCGCCTCCCCCGAGCAGGTCAGCACGCAGATCGAGTCGCTGTCCGACCAGCTCCCGGAGAGCGCGCAGAGCATCCTCACCGAGCAGCTGACCGCCATCACCAGCAACGCCGGTGGCGCGCTGACCTTCGGGCTGATCGCCTCGGTGCTCGGCGCGCTGTGGACGGCGTCCGGCGGGGTGAACAACCTGGTGAAGGCGGTGAACATCGCCTACGACGAGGTCGAGACCCGCAACTTCCTCAAGCTCCGCGCGCTGTCCCTGGCGCTCACCCTGGGCGCGATCGTGTTCGTGCTGCTCACCTTCGCGCTCATCGCCGTGGTCCCGGTCGTGCTCGACGTCCTGCCCCTGGGCGGCGTCGGCACGGTCCTCGCCCAGGTCGTGCGCTGGGTGCTCCTGCTGGCCGTGGTGATCGGCTCGCTGGCCGTCGTGTACCGGGTCGCCCCGGACCGGGACGCCCCGAAGCTCCGCTGGGTGAGCCTCGGGTCGTTGGTGGTCACCGTCGTCTGGGCGGTCGTCAGCGTCGCGTTCAGCTTCTACGTCAACAACTTCGGCAGCTACAACGAGACCTACGGGGCCATCGCCGGCGTCATCGTGCTGATGCTGTGGCTGTACCTGACCTGCTACCTGGTGCTGCTGGGCGCGGAGATCAACGCCGAGACCGAGCACCAGACGGCCAAGGACACCACGCAGGGCGAGCCGCAGCCCATGGGCAAGCGGGACGCCGTGGTCGCCGACGAGGTGCCCGACCCACCCGTGCCGGCCAAGTCCAAGTGA
- the gcvT gene encoding glycine cleavage system aminomethyltransferase GcvT encodes MSPLTSPLQDRHVAAGAKFADFGGWSMPIEYTGGGVLAEHTAVREGVGLFDVSHLGTATVRGPGAADFVNSCLTNDLGKIGPGQAQYTLCCVADGQPQAGGVVDDLIAYLHGPDDVLLVPNAANAADVLARLSAEAPAGVTVTDRHTEVAVLALQGPRSPEVLAAVGLPGELPYMSFAETPGSGGDEITVCRTGYTGEHGYELLVAAERAGQLWDALLAAGVPEQIRPCGLGARDTLRTEMGYPLHGHELSRDITPNQARSGWAVGWGKSAFWGREALLAEKEAGPARQLWGLQAPGRGIPRPGMVVLGTDGSRIGEVTSGTFSPTLRTGIALALLDRSAGVAEGAEVAVDVRGRPQAVVVRRPPFVASHVR; translated from the coding sequence GTGAGCCCCCTGACCTCGCCCCTGCAGGACCGTCACGTCGCCGCGGGCGCCAAGTTCGCCGACTTCGGCGGCTGGTCCATGCCGATCGAGTACACCGGTGGCGGCGTGCTGGCCGAGCACACCGCGGTCCGGGAGGGTGTCGGGCTGTTCGACGTCTCGCACCTGGGCACCGCGACGGTGCGTGGCCCGGGGGCCGCGGACTTCGTGAACTCCTGCCTGACCAACGACCTGGGCAAGATCGGCCCCGGGCAGGCCCAGTACACGCTGTGCTGTGTCGCCGACGGCCAGCCGCAGGCCGGCGGCGTGGTCGACGACCTGATCGCCTACCTGCACGGGCCGGACGACGTGCTGCTCGTGCCCAACGCGGCGAACGCGGCCGACGTGCTGGCCCGGCTCTCGGCCGAGGCGCCGGCGGGGGTCACCGTCACCGACCGGCACACCGAGGTCGCCGTGCTGGCCCTGCAGGGACCGCGCTCACCCGAGGTGCTGGCCGCCGTCGGCCTGCCCGGTGAGCTGCCGTACATGTCGTTCGCCGAGACGCCCGGCTCCGGTGGCGACGAGATCACCGTGTGCCGCACCGGGTACACCGGCGAGCACGGGTACGAGCTGCTGGTCGCCGCGGAGCGGGCCGGGCAGCTGTGGGACGCCCTGCTGGCCGCCGGCGTACCCGAGCAGATCCGCCCGTGCGGGCTCGGCGCCCGGGACACGCTGCGCACCGAGATGGGGTACCCGCTGCACGGCCACGAGCTGTCCCGGGACATCACCCCCAACCAGGCGCGGTCCGGGTGGGCCGTGGGCTGGGGCAAGAGCGCGTTCTGGGGGCGCGAGGCGCTGCTGGCGGAGAAGGAGGCCGGCCCGGCCCGTCAGCTGTGGGGGCTGCAGGCACCCGGCCGCGGCATCCCCCGGCCCGGAATGGTGGTGCTCGGCACCGACGGCTCGCGGATCGGCGAGGTCACCAGCGGCACGTTCTCCCCGACCCTGCGGACCGGGATCGCCCTGGCTCTGCTGGACCGGTCCGCCGGGGTCGCCGAGGGGGCGGAGGTCGCGGTCGACGTCCGGGGACGGCCTCAGGCGGTCGTCGTCCGCCGGCCGCCGTTCGTCGCCTCGCACGTGCGCTGA
- the asnB gene encoding asparagine synthase (glutamine-hydrolyzing), which translates to MCGLLAYLSTDAERVDEQTVSGVQHALRCLRHRGPDDRELWSDAHAVLGFNRLAFIDIEGSPQPMPYAEGRYRIVFNGEIYNYLELREELKAAGATFATEGDTEAIVAGYHLWGEAIVPRLRGMFAFVIWDTETGTAFGARDAFGIKPLFTARLADGGLVFSSEKKALLELLGGTPGAGGVDAASLQHYLTLQYVPEPATMHRGIRRIESGTSFTVVDGELHTSRWFHPRFRPTPVTPGGEQALFDRIAEVLDDSVAKHMRADVTVGSFLSSGIDSTAVAALAHKYNQDLVTFTVGFQREATSEVDIAAESAAILGVRHVPVEITAQEFADAIPAVVWYLDDPVADPALVPLYFVAREARKHVKVVLSGEGADELFGGYTIYREPLSLAWASTLPAAGRRALGGLSRLVPEGVRGQDLLRRASIPLEERYYGNARNLNADELLQLLPGRDPDLSHVTVTEALYRQTREAGYDDVTAMQYVDLFTWLRGDILVKADKMTMANSLELRVPFLDPEVFALASSLPLEMRVPRRGDATKYALRQAMRQIVPPKIMNRRKLGFPVPTAEFLAGPLHEWARAIVKDSQTDEWLDRDHVLGLLDRLRDADVPSKRIARQVWEVLVFMVWHGIFVEERITPEIPEPVYPVRL; encoded by the coding sequence ATGTGCGGCCTGCTGGCCTACCTGTCCACCGACGCCGAACGGGTCGACGAGCAGACGGTCTCCGGGGTGCAGCACGCGCTGCGCTGCCTGCGCCACCGCGGTCCCGACGACCGCGAGCTCTGGTCGGACGCGCACGCGGTGCTCGGCTTCAACCGGCTGGCGTTCATCGACATCGAGGGCAGCCCGCAGCCGATGCCCTACGCCGAGGGCCGGTACCGGATCGTCTTCAACGGCGAGATCTACAACTACCTGGAGCTGCGCGAGGAGCTCAAGGCCGCCGGCGCGACGTTCGCCACCGAGGGCGACACCGAGGCGATCGTCGCCGGCTACCACCTGTGGGGCGAGGCGATCGTGCCGCGACTGCGGGGCATGTTCGCGTTCGTCATCTGGGACACCGAGACCGGGACGGCGTTCGGCGCCCGCGACGCCTTCGGCATCAAGCCGCTGTTCACCGCCCGCCTGGCCGACGGCGGCCTGGTCTTCAGCTCGGAGAAGAAGGCCCTGCTGGAGCTGCTCGGCGGCACCCCCGGCGCCGGCGGCGTCGACGCGGCCTCGCTGCAGCACTACCTGACCCTGCAGTACGTCCCCGAGCCCGCCACGATGCACCGGGGCATCCGGCGGATCGAGAGCGGCACGAGCTTCACCGTCGTCGACGGCGAACTGCACACCTCCCGCTGGTTCCACCCGAGGTTCCGGCCCACGCCGGTGACCCCGGGCGGCGAGCAGGCGCTGTTCGACCGGATCGCCGAGGTGCTCGACGACTCGGTGGCCAAGCACATGCGCGCCGACGTCACCGTCGGGTCGTTCCTCTCCAGCGGCATCGACTCCACGGCCGTCGCGGCGCTGGCGCACAAGTACAACCAGGACCTGGTGACCTTCACCGTCGGCTTCCAGCGCGAGGCCACCTCGGAGGTGGACATCGCCGCCGAGTCGGCGGCGATCCTGGGGGTCCGGCACGTCCCGGTCGAGATCACCGCGCAGGAGTTCGCCGACGCGATCCCCGCGGTCGTCTGGTACCTGGACGACCCGGTCGCCGACCCGGCGCTCGTGCCGCTGTACTTCGTCGCCCGCGAGGCCCGCAAGCACGTCAAGGTCGTGCTCTCCGGTGAGGGCGCCGACGAGCTGTTCGGCGGCTACACGATCTACCGGGAGCCCCTCAGCCTCGCCTGGGCGTCGACGCTGCCGGCCGCCGGCCGGCGGGCACTGGGCGGGCTGTCCCGGCTGGTGCCCGAGGGGGTGCGCGGTCAGGACCTGCTGCGCCGTGCGTCGATCCCGCTCGAGGAGCGGTACTACGGAAACGCCCGCAACCTCAACGCCGACGAGCTGCTGCAGCTGCTGCCCGGGCGGGACCCGGACCTCTCGCACGTCACGGTCACCGAGGCGCTCTACCGGCAGACCCGCGAGGCCGGCTACGACGACGTGACGGCGATGCAGTACGTCGACCTGTTCACCTGGCTGCGCGGGGACATCCTGGTCAAGGCCGACAAGATGACGATGGCCAACTCCCTGGAGCTGCGGGTCCCGTTCCTGGACCCCGAGGTCTTCGCCCTGGCCAGCAGCTTGCCGCTGGAGATGCGGGTGCCCCGGCGCGGGGACGCCACGAAGTACGCGCTGCGTCAGGCCATGCGGCAGATCGTCCCGCCGAAGATCATGAACCGGCGCAAGCTCGGCTTTCCGGTGCCGACGGCGGAGTTCCTGGCCGGCCCGCTGCACGAGTGGGCCCGGGCGATCGTGAAGGACAGCCAGACCGACGAGTGGCTGGACCGCGACCACGTGCTCGGCCTGCTGGACCGGCTGCGCGACGCCGACGTGCCGAGCAAGCGGATCGCCCGGCAGGTGTGGGAGGTGCTGGTCTTCATGGTCTGGCACGGCATCTTCGTCGAGGAACGGATCACCCCGGAGATCCCCGAGCCGGTGTACCCGGTCCGGCTGTGA
- a CDS encoding oxidoreductase, which produces MGLIDRLRGRGGRGAGAAGRGRRGTLDRASGSADLSHLEQFVATRRGVEGYVEPRTAVTETTILLVAADGEWTRRRIDGPETARRLSRDLAVPVYDAQITGYPQRMRDWSSRQRDDDKL; this is translated from the coding sequence ATGGGGCTGATCGACCGGTTGCGGGGGCGCGGGGGCAGGGGAGCCGGAGCGGCCGGCCGTGGCCGGCGCGGCACGCTCGACCGCGCGTCCGGGTCGGCGGACCTGAGCCACCTGGAGCAGTTCGTCGCCACCCGGCGGGGCGTCGAGGGCTACGTCGAGCCCCGCACCGCGGTGACCGAGACGACGATCCTGCTGGTCGCCGCCGACGGGGAGTGGACGCGTCGGCGGATCGACGGCCCGGAGACCGCCCGCAGGCTGTCCCGGGACCTCGCCGTCCCGGTCTACGACGCGCAGATCACCGGCTATCCCCAGCGCATGCGCGACTGGAGCTCCCGGCAGCGGGACGACGACAAGCTGTAG
- a CDS encoding aldo/keto reductase family protein, protein MQTRRLGRSGLTISEIAYGNWLTHGSQVEEDAAHACVRAALDVGITTFDTADVYAGTKAESVLGRALAGQRREGLEIFTKVYWPTGPGANDRGLSRKHITESCNASLKRLQTDYVDLYQAHRYDSSVPLEETMTAFADLVRQGKVLYLGVSEWRAEEIAAAAELARELKVQLISNQPQYSMLWRVIEAEVVPTSEEAGLSQIVWSPLAQGVLTGKYLPGQQPPADSRGGHATAGGSMQSYLDDEVLTRVQELRPIADDLGLSMAQLAIAWVLQNRNVAAAIIGASRPEQVHDNVAAAGVQLPAEVMSRIDAALGDVVERDPAKTSRG, encoded by the coding sequence GTGCAGACACGACGCCTCGGCCGTTCCGGCCTGACCATCTCCGAGATCGCCTACGGCAACTGGCTGACCCACGGCAGCCAGGTCGAGGAGGACGCCGCCCACGCCTGTGTGCGCGCCGCTCTCGACGTGGGGATCACCACGTTCGACACCGCCGACGTCTACGCCGGCACGAAGGCCGAGTCGGTCCTGGGGCGTGCGCTGGCCGGCCAGCGCCGCGAGGGCCTGGAGATCTTCACCAAGGTCTACTGGCCGACCGGCCCGGGGGCCAACGACCGCGGCCTGTCCCGCAAGCACATCACCGAGAGCTGCAACGCGTCGCTGAAGCGGCTGCAGACCGACTACGTCGACCTCTACCAGGCCCACCGGTACGACTCCTCGGTGCCGCTGGAGGAGACGATGACCGCCTTCGCCGACCTCGTGCGGCAGGGCAAGGTCCTCTACCTGGGCGTCTCGGAGTGGCGGGCGGAGGAGATCGCCGCCGCCGCCGAGCTGGCCCGCGAGCTCAAGGTGCAGCTGATCAGCAACCAGCCGCAGTACTCGATGCTCTGGCGGGTGATCGAGGCCGAGGTCGTGCCCACCAGCGAGGAGGCGGGCCTCTCCCAGATCGTCTGGTCGCCGCTGGCGCAGGGCGTGCTCACCGGCAAGTACCTGCCCGGCCAGCAGCCGCCGGCCGACAGCCGCGGCGGGCACGCCACCGCGGGCGGCTCGATGCAGAGCTACCTGGACGACGAGGTGCTCACCCGCGTCCAGGAGCTCCGGCCCATCGCCGACGACCTCGGGCTGTCGATGGCGCAGCTGGCGATCGCCTGGGTGCTGCAGAACCGGAACGTGGCCGCGGCGATCATCGGCGCCAGCCGGCCCGAGCAGGTGCACGACAACGTGGCGGCCGCCGGCGTCCAGCTGCCGGCCGAGGTGATGAGCCGCATCGACGCGGCGCTGGGCGACGTCGTCGAGCGCGACCCCGCCAAGACCTCCCGGGGCTGA
- a CDS encoding DUF3618 domain-containing protein, with the protein MTGADETGSGRPAGANEPDAIRADIEQTREHLSRTVDELGHRLDVPARAQERVDQAKSSALETANRTKDTAVETYRENPPAVVGGGVAVLTAVIGLLTWRRRRRRTAEERAAAKQAARREAAAKKAAEQSAKRAGKKRAAARKEAAKRAEARRKAAATRRKAAATRRKAAATALAARTRTATGQLSARQQAAAKQLSASQRAAAARLRAGERVAVAQVSATQRAAARRLPRRRSGWRRRLAELSSRR; encoded by the coding sequence ATGACCGGCGCCGACGAGACCGGGTCGGGCCGCCCTGCCGGCGCCAACGAGCCCGACGCGATCCGTGCCGACATCGAACAGACCCGCGAGCACCTCAGCCGCACGGTCGACGAACTGGGCCACCGGCTCGACGTCCCAGCCCGCGCCCAGGAGCGCGTCGACCAGGCCAAGAGCTCGGCGCTGGAGACCGCCAACCGGACAAAGGACACCGCCGTCGAGACGTACCGGGAGAACCCGCCGGCCGTCGTCGGTGGCGGCGTGGCCGTCCTGACCGCGGTCATCGGGTTGCTGACCTGGCGCCGTCGCCGCCGGCGGACCGCCGAGGAACGGGCTGCGGCCAAGCAGGCCGCCCGTCGGGAGGCTGCGGCCAAGAAGGCGGCCGAGCAGTCGGCCAAGCGCGCCGGCAAGAAGCGGGCGGCGGCCCGCAAGGAGGCCGCCAAGCGCGCGGAGGCCCGCCGGAAGGCCGCCGCCACCCGCCGGAAGGCCGCCGCCACCCGCCGGAAGGCCGCCGCCACGGCCCTGGCCGCGCGCACGCGCACGGCCACGGGCCAGCTGTCCGCGCGGCAGCAGGCCGCCGCGAAGCAGCTGTCCGCGAGCCAGCGGGCCGCCGCCGCCCGTCTCCGGGCCGGCGAGCGCGTCGCGGTGGCGCAGGTCTCGGCCACCCAGCGGGCCGCCGCCCGGCGCCTGCCTCGCCGTCGCTCCGGCTGGCGGCGGAGGCTGGCCGAGCTGAGCTCCCGCCGGTGA